A DNA window from Acetobacter aceti NBRC 14818 contains the following coding sequences:
- a CDS encoding MBL fold metallo-hydrolase: protein MSDTNLATASRQIEQAILNPDLRPIVQTFFDETTFTATHIAHDPATLKAVIIDSVLDYDAASGRTQNTSAQQVLNYIQENGLTVEWQLETHAHADHLSAAVWLKEKLGGKIAIGENITHVQDVFGKIFNAEKNFSRDGSQFDKLFHDGETFSVGRLPAIALSVPGHTPADMVYIIGDAAFIGDTLFMPDYGTARADFPGGDARQLYRSIQRLLSLPDKTRVFLCHDYKTADRHDFMWETTIGDERNNIHVHKGISEDQFVTMRTNRDKTLSLPHLIMPSVQVNMRAGHLPEPEENGVSYIKIPINRM, encoded by the coding sequence ATGTCAGACACCAACCTTGCCACCGCATCTCGTCAAATCGAACAAGCCATTCTCAATCCTGATCTTAGACCGATCGTGCAGACCTTCTTTGACGAGACCACCTTTACGGCAACTCACATTGCCCATGATCCTGCTACACTAAAGGCCGTCATAATTGACAGTGTCCTTGATTATGATGCTGCATCAGGGCGCACACAAAATACATCGGCGCAACAGGTTCTGAATTATATTCAAGAGAACGGACTTACTGTTGAATGGCAGCTGGAAACACATGCTCACGCTGATCATCTTTCTGCCGCTGTCTGGCTAAAGGAGAAGCTGGGAGGCAAGATTGCCATTGGTGAAAACATCACTCATGTGCAGGATGTTTTTGGAAAAATCTTCAATGCTGAAAAAAACTTTTCTCGTGATGGCTCACAATTTGACAAGCTTTTTCATGATGGAGAGACATTCTCGGTTGGAAGATTGCCAGCCATAGCCCTGTCTGTACCGGGACATACTCCGGCTGACATGGTCTACATCATTGGCGACGCGGCTTTTATTGGCGATACACTCTTCATGCCTGATTACGGGACCGCCCGCGCCGATTTTCCTGGCGGTGACGCCCGCCAGCTTTATCGATCCATTCAACGCCTCCTCTCTCTTCCGGACAAAACACGCGTTTTTCTCTGTCATGATTATAAAACGGCAGATCGCCATGACTTCATGTGGGAAACAACAATAGGCGATGAACGAAACAATATTCACGTGCATAAGGGCATTTCAGAAGATCAGTTCGTCACCATGCGAACCAACAGGGACAAAACCCTTTCCCTGCCTCATCTGATTATGCCCTCCGTTCAGGTGAACATGCGCGCTGGACATTTACCAGAGCCTGAAGAAAACGGTGTAAGCTATATAAAGATTCCTATTAATCGCATGTGA
- the hisS gene encoding histidine--tRNA ligase, translating to MSAIRPVRGTHDLIGEDQRRHAHVVETARRVTALYGFEEWATPVFEETGVFSRSLGDTSDVVSKEMYTFEDRGGDSLTLRPEGTAAICRALVTNGLTQSLPQKVFYAGPMFRYERPQKGRYRQFHQIGAELIGPGEPMADAEAITMGRDVLAALGIVNDVVLELNTLGDAESRAAWRDGLVAYFSDFRDRLSEDSRNRLERNPLRILDSKAPEDRELVADAPMLASFLNDTSRRFWDDLREGLQMFGVAYTENPRIVRGLDYYSHTAFEFVTTNLGTQGTVLAGGRYDGLVSEMGGPQTPAIGWAGGIERLAMLLDAAPAVQQPVAVIPVGDGAQEAAIRALAALRAGGIRAEMAYRGNLKKRMERANKTNASHVVIIGETEVAAGTVQLRDLATGLQNEVAASALVEAIRQSGDVRA from the coding sequence ATGAGCGCCATCAGACCCGTTCGTGGCACCCACGATCTGATTGGAGAGGACCAGCGTCGTCACGCTCATGTCGTGGAAACGGCGCGACGTGTCACGGCTCTGTATGGCTTTGAAGAATGGGCGACACCGGTTTTTGAGGAGACGGGGGTTTTTTCCCGCTCTCTCGGCGACACATCGGATGTCGTGTCCAAGGAAATGTATACCTTCGAGGATCGCGGCGGGGATTCCCTGACGCTTCGTCCGGAAGGGACGGCCGCCATCTGCCGCGCGCTGGTCACCAATGGACTGACACAGTCGCTGCCGCAGAAAGTGTTCTACGCGGGTCCGATGTTCCGCTATGAGCGACCCCAGAAAGGACGTTATCGCCAGTTTCATCAGATCGGCGCGGAACTGATCGGTCCCGGCGAACCGATGGCTGACGCTGAAGCGATCACCATGGGACGCGACGTTCTGGCGGCTCTGGGGATCGTGAATGATGTTGTTCTGGAACTGAATACGCTGGGTGATGCGGAAAGTCGCGCTGCTTGGCGTGACGGACTGGTGGCCTATTTTTCGGACTTTCGCGATCGCCTTTCTGAAGACAGCCGGAATCGTCTGGAACGCAATCCGTTGCGTATTCTCGATAGTAAGGCTCCAGAAGACCGGGAACTGGTGGCTGACGCGCCGATGCTGGCGTCCTTTTTAAATGATACCTCCCGTCGCTTCTGGGACGATCTCCGCGAAGGCCTCCAGATGTTTGGCGTCGCCTATACCGAAAACCCCCGTATCGTTCGCGGCCTCGACTATTACAGCCACACGGCGTTCGAGTTTGTAACAACCAACCTTGGCACACAGGGTACTGTCCTTGCTGGTGGACGGTATGACGGTCTTGTGTCGGAAATGGGTGGGCCTCAGACGCCGGCCATCGGCTGGGCGGGCGGCATCGAGCGTCTGGCCATGCTGCTGGATGCCGCTCCCGCCGTACAGCAGCCTGTCGCGGTGATTCCGGTCGGCGATGGTGCGCAGGAAGCCGCGATCCGTGCTCTTGCAGCATTGCGGGCCGGTGGCATCCGGGCCGAGATGGCCTATCGCGGTAATCTGAAAAAACGCATGGAGCGCGCCAACAAGACCAATGCGTCCCATGTCGTGATCATCGGTGAAACCGAAGTGGCTGCGGGAACGGTGCAACTCCGTGATCTTGCCACCGGCCTACAGAATGAAGTGGCGGCATCCGCTCTGGTTGAGGCCATCCGCCAGTCTGGAGACGTTCGCGCGTGA
- the ispG gene encoding flavodoxin-dependent (E)-4-hydroxy-3-methylbut-2-enyl-diphosphate synthase codes for MSGYRPYQYIERRKSRQIHVGKVAVGGDAPISVQTMTNTLTSDAQATIDQIRRAELAGVDIVRVSCPDEESTAALHEIVREVNVPIVADIHFHYKRAIEAAKAGAACLRINPGNIGSAERVREVVNAAKDHNCSIRIGVNAGSLEKHLLEKYGEPNPDALVESALEHAKILEDHDFHEFKISVKASDVFLAVAAYQQLADACDHPLHIGITEAGSRRAGTVKSSIGLGNLLWAGVGDTMRVSLSAEPEEEVLVGWDILKSLGLRHRGVKIISCPSCARQGFNVIQTVQTLEDRLAHIKTPLTLSIIGCVVNGPGEALMTDLGVTGGGSGRHMVYSSGKQDHTVPANDMIEHIVGLVEERVANIEAEEAKEKAEGIDLPLPDLASAK; via the coding sequence ATGAGTGGCTACAGGCCCTATCAGTATATTGAACGCCGCAAGTCGCGTCAGATTCACGTCGGCAAGGTCGCGGTCGGTGGTGATGCGCCGATTTCGGTCCAGACGATGACCAACACCTTGACCAGCGACGCCCAGGCGACGATCGACCAGATCCGTCGCGCTGAACTCGCCGGTGTGGACATCGTGCGCGTGTCCTGCCCCGATGAGGAAAGCACCGCTGCTCTCCACGAGATCGTGCGTGAAGTGAATGTTCCCATCGTCGCGGACATCCACTTCCACTACAAGCGCGCCATCGAAGCCGCGAAAGCCGGTGCGGCCTGCCTGCGTATCAACCCCGGCAACATCGGCAGCGCCGAGCGTGTCCGTGAGGTTGTGAACGCCGCGAAGGACCATAACTGCTCCATTCGTATTGGCGTGAACGCCGGTTCGCTGGAAAAGCACCTGCTTGAAAAATACGGTGAGCCGAACCCCGATGCGCTGGTCGAAAGCGCTCTGGAGCACGCCAAGATCCTTGAGGATCATGACTTCCACGAGTTCAAGATCAGCGTGAAGGCATCAGATGTCTTCCTTGCTGTTGCAGCTTATCAGCAGCTTGCCGATGCGTGTGACCATCCGCTGCATATCGGCATCACCGAGGCCGGCAGCCGTCGCGCCGGAACGGTGAAGTCCTCTATCGGTCTTGGAAATCTGCTGTGGGCCGGTGTGGGCGACACGATGCGCGTCTCTCTCTCTGCTGAGCCGGAAGAGGAAGTGCTGGTTGGCTGGGACATCCTGAAGTCCCTCGGCCTGCGTCATCGCGGCGTGAAGATCATTTCCTGCCCGTCCTGTGCGCGTCAGGGCTTCAACGTCATCCAGACGGTGCAGACGCTGGAAGATCGCCTCGCACACATCAAGACGCCACTGACCCTGTCCATCATTGGTTGTGTTGTGAACGGTCCGGGTGAGGCGCTGATGACTGACCTCGGCGTGACCGGCGGCGGTTCGGGCCGTCACATGGTCTACTCGTCCGGCAAGCAGGACCACACGGTGCCAGCCAACGACATGATCGAACACATCGTTGGTCTTGTTGAAGAGCGTGTAGCGAATATCGAAGCCGAGGAAGCCAAGGAAAAGGCGGAAGGTATTGATCTGCCGCTGCCTGACCTCGCCAGCGCGAAATAA
- a CDS encoding helix-turn-helix domain-containing protein: MSVETSKRIEEDTMGEGGQQDTAQIPDQIPDQTAEASRAWSAPLPDFHSLGVGHALKIRRETLGWSLPDVAAWLCIKQSYLEALEHDRADTIPAGVYALGFLRTYAAALGFPAEAMVARFKREVRNVAKKPELTFLTPEPERTVPASAFVLAGLFVIVLAYVGWYEMGGHEPVHLEKVPSVASVMPGVNSAASPSPQIATVMPDAAPSVLNGSTPPALQAVHPDASSHVSADEFAKAVTMPPEPSSAASGSVGSTSSENAAVENGLASPEIPAPPKAAEIKATAKSWIQVKDADGKVVYDHIMEPEETWEFPKEGAPFTLTVGNAGGVVLAVDNVVTQPLGKDGAVRRNISVSDDAIRDGSVAALAPKAGDAVMSPAVVPDDAASAEEKPPIPLPPPPVVKPRVLRPRSAPPEKELSADDLNARQLKNMGDPR; this comes from the coding sequence ATGAGCGTGGAGACCTCGAAGCGAATCGAGGAAGACACAATGGGAGAGGGCGGACAGCAGGACACTGCGCAGATTCCTGATCAGATTCCTGATCAGACTGCGGAGGCCTCCCGTGCGTGGTCTGCGCCATTGCCTGATTTTCATTCTCTTGGCGTGGGGCACGCGCTGAAAATACGTCGCGAAACGCTGGGCTGGTCCTTGCCCGATGTCGCGGCGTGGCTCTGCATCAAACAATCCTATCTTGAGGCTCTGGAGCATGATCGGGCGGACACCATTCCGGCCGGTGTCTATGCGCTCGGTTTTCTGCGCACTTATGCCGCAGCACTGGGTTTCCCCGCCGAGGCGATGGTTGCCCGTTTCAAGCGTGAAGTCCGGAATGTCGCGAAAAAACCTGAGCTGACATTCCTCACTCCCGAACCAGAGCGGACAGTTCCTGCGAGCGCCTTCGTGCTGGCGGGTCTGTTTGTCATCGTGCTGGCTTATGTTGGCTGGTATGAAATGGGCGGCCATGAGCCGGTTCATCTGGAGAAAGTTCCGTCGGTCGCCAGTGTGATGCCGGGCGTGAACAGTGCTGCATCTCCTTCTCCGCAGATTGCGACGGTGATGCCGGATGCAGCCCCTTCAGTGCTGAATGGCAGCACACCTCCGGCTCTTCAGGCAGTGCATCCTGACGCGTCCAGCCATGTCAGCGCGGATGAGTTTGCTAAAGCTGTGACCATGCCGCCAGAACCGTCGTCTGCTGCATCCGGTTCAGTGGGGTCGACTTCTTCGGAAAATGCGGCTGTAGAAAATGGACTGGCGTCGCCCGAAATCCCTGCTCCTCCAAAAGCGGCTGAAATCAAGGCGACAGCTAAAAGCTGGATTCAAGTGAAGGACGCTGACGGCAAGGTTGTGTACGACCACATCATGGAACCCGAGGAGACCTGGGAGTTTCCAAAGGAAGGCGCGCCGTTCACTCTGACCGTCGGGAATGCGGGCGGTGTGGTGCTGGCTGTCGATAATGTGGTGACCCAGCCGCTGGGAAAGGACGGGGCGGTCCGGCGTAATATTTCAGTCAGCGATGATGCGATCCGCGATGGCAGCGTTGCAGCACTGGCTCCAAAAGCAGGCGACGCTGTAATGTCCCCCGCTGTGGTGCCAGACGATGCCGCTTCTGCGGAGGAAAAGCCCCCGATTCCCCTTCCTCCGCCACCTGTGGTAAAGCCACGGGTGTTGCGCCCGAGATCAGCGCCGCCGGAAAAAGAACTTTCCGCGGATGATCTGAATGCGCGCCAGTTGAAAAATATGGGCGATCCCCGCTGA
- a CDS encoding DUF4167 domain-containing protein produces the protein MNIKRMRNRNHRPGGSNGGGGTRHQNGQIPLNRNHVFDSNGPEVRIRGTAQQLFEKYLQLGRDATSSGDRVLAEAYFQHAEHYFRILNAMNQAAQQAQQERQERSARARASYKQDAESASEDEENRNDPQPESFAATEGAAY, from the coding sequence ATGAATATAAAGCGCATGCGCAACCGTAATCATCGTCCCGGCGGAAGCAACGGCGGAGGAGGCACGCGCCACCAGAACGGTCAGATACCTCTTAATCGTAATCATGTATTTGACAGTAATGGTCCTGAGGTTCGCATTCGGGGCACTGCACAGCAGCTCTTCGAAAAATATCTTCAGCTGGGACGTGACGCCACAAGCAGTGGAGACAGGGTTCTCGCAGAAGCCTATTTTCAGCATGCAGAACATTATTTCCGCATTCTCAATGCCATGAATCAGGCTGCACAGCAGGCACAGCAGGAACGACAGGAGCGCTCCGCACGGGCCAGAGCCTCTTATAAACAGGACGCTGAATCTGCCTCGGAAGATGAGGAAAACCGGAACGATCCTCAACCCGAATCTTTTGCTGCGACAGAAGGTGCAGCTTACTAA
- a CDS encoding sulfite exporter TauE/SafE family protein yields the protein MQTNMSHVALEILSGVPVGFTLGLIGGGGSILAVPLMVYLVGVKDPHVAIGTSALAVAVNALAGLVQHARSGTVQWRCAAVFAPCGMIGAIGGAWLGKAMDGQRLLLLFAFLMIGVGVTMLRGRRETDCEKTSYAPKNIVKIASFGAGTGLLSGFFGIGGGFLIVPGLMASTHMPIINAVSTSLVAVAAFGLSAALSYLLSGYIDWSLATFFILGGIIGTYSGSYCAKVLCKKGCQLTTIFSSIIFTVAVYMIWRGFQTL from the coding sequence ATGCAAACTAATATGAGTCATGTAGCGCTGGAAATTTTGTCCGGCGTGCCGGTTGGCTTCACGCTTGGACTGATCGGCGGCGGAGGCTCAATCCTTGCCGTCCCACTTATGGTCTATCTGGTGGGCGTGAAAGATCCTCATGTCGCCATTGGTACAAGCGCTCTCGCTGTAGCTGTTAACGCTCTTGCTGGATTGGTACAACATGCCCGCAGCGGGACGGTGCAATGGCGATGTGCAGCCGTATTTGCTCCGTGTGGAATGATAGGTGCCATAGGCGGTGCCTGGCTAGGAAAAGCCATGGACGGACAAAGGTTACTGCTCTTATTCGCTTTCCTGATGATAGGCGTTGGCGTCACGATGCTTCGTGGACGTCGTGAAACTGATTGTGAAAAAACAAGTTATGCTCCAAAAAATATTGTGAAAATTGCCAGTTTTGGGGCGGGAACGGGCTTGTTGTCAGGCTTTTTCGGCATAGGGGGAGGTTTTCTGATTGTGCCTGGTCTCATGGCCTCAACTCATATGCCGATCATCAATGCTGTGAGCACTTCACTGGTGGCAGTGGCAGCTTTTGGTCTCAGCGCAGCGCTCAGCTATCTCCTTTCAGGCTACATTGATTGGAGTTTGGCTACTTTCTTCATTTTGGGTGGGATTATCGGCACTTACAGCGGCAGTTATTGTGCCAAGGTTCTATGTAAAAAGGGTTGCCAGTTAACGACTATTTTTTCCAGTATTATTTTTACTGTCGCTGTGTACATGATCTGGCGCGGGTTCCAGACACTCTGA
- a CDS encoding ligand-binding sensor domain-containing diguanylate cyclase, protein MQSQKKSDCFHHSLKRKAAFQSRIGLSFKLCDVLVAVLISLLAFCAAPASAQTVRFFNGQTGLSDASRNIFAQDSDGFFYIGNKTGLYVSSGGEFTRIDRPDGTPFKDTAAIAGGANGSILIAADRELWLKTKTSLEKLSFQFDGRIALAADGMDFIILSGEGPARNGGIWRLYRHQRGELVFASLVKDHADSQVPSTNPLESEVLSAMASEAKSVWVGCGEALCRYRDGGVDTFDERRGVPHEIWRALAISPDGTLIARSVGKLVIIAANGGVHVEDIPYELPEYFRERPSEIFISRMTDGSLLMPGDGALVVRSSAGHWEDMDWPSGYSPQAISSAFIDREYGLWLDSPGRGPVRIAGFPFWQVFPHGNDAFPVRVSGVRHDAAGNFWIAAANGLFEYAASSSSHDGDHLLKHIELENISSLLRTGDGALWTAEKGKGLIRIDPATGQVRTLPSSEPVTGALILDSGGRIWVGTVSGLIRIDDPLRYASHLPTVFALQNRRINALCFDQFGRLLVLTDSVLFQQTAEENVFDPRVDLESFDIGNGSAITVGMSNDIWVLGSKGSVRKIFLPEDGSPVVSMLDNGPKDSDFTTIFRDSRGWIWLGGSHGLDVSTPNGWSHFDLTSGLISSRILSGSINEDDDGSLWFGTESGLNHLREPGSLPILPDLHTVFLSARLDNIDLLGKERFWPDGDRKLSFQFVAPTFTGNREIKYQYQLLGIDQEVVYLSKNFINYNNIKGEKIIFTVQARDILNYRSASSATLSVRSSGLKISSFKGILWWAFLSFLSVALLGAILYRRIKLSRQKNFEAAVRGRTRVMEEMQTQLLHQSRVDSLTGLFNRRSALDELDELVASISPNELIAVALIDIDHFKMINDTLGHQGGDYVLKQYGQCLRKFAGSTAICGRYGGEELIIVFMSVPSTEKLLDQVTKLHEHLRNPMVYGASEVVATCSIGLAVIIPGDTASTLIGRADRALYRGKKRGRNCIVVAD, encoded by the coding sequence GTGCAGTCGCAAAAGAAATCTGATTGTTTTCATCATTCCCTTAAGCGCAAGGCAGCCTTCCAGAGCAGGATAGGTTTGTCTTTTAAATTGTGTGATGTGCTTGTTGCTGTTCTGATTAGTCTTTTGGCGTTCTGTGCGGCTCCAGCATCAGCGCAGACTGTCCGTTTTTTTAACGGACAGACCGGCCTTTCTGATGCTTCCCGAAATATCTTCGCTCAAGATTCCGATGGTTTTTTCTATATTGGAAATAAAACCGGATTGTATGTCAGTTCTGGTGGTGAGTTTACCCGGATCGACAGGCCTGACGGAACTCCTTTCAAAGATACTGCAGCGATTGCGGGAGGAGCCAATGGTAGCATTCTGATTGCTGCCGATAGGGAATTATGGCTGAAAACAAAGACTAGTTTAGAAAAATTATCGTTTCAGTTTGATGGCCGGATAGCTCTTGCTGCTGATGGGATGGATTTTATCATCTTGTCAGGCGAAGGACCGGCTCGAAATGGAGGCATCTGGCGACTATATCGTCACCAGAGAGGGGAGTTGGTCTTTGCATCGCTCGTAAAAGATCATGCCGACAGTCAGGTCCCATCCACAAATCCGCTGGAATCTGAAGTTCTTTCGGCCATGGCTTCGGAAGCGAAAAGTGTTTGGGTAGGCTGTGGAGAGGCGCTCTGTCGCTATCGGGACGGTGGCGTCGACACCTTTGATGAGCGTAGGGGAGTGCCGCATGAAATCTGGCGTGCGCTGGCTATTTCTCCGGACGGTACCCTGATTGCCCGAAGTGTCGGAAAACTGGTGATCATTGCAGCGAATGGTGGAGTTCATGTGGAAGATATTCCCTATGAACTGCCGGAATATTTCAGAGAAAGACCTTCTGAAATTTTTATATCCCGAATGACTGATGGCTCCTTGCTGATGCCTGGAGACGGTGCGCTTGTTGTCCGGTCTTCTGCTGGACACTGGGAGGATATGGACTGGCCTTCCGGTTATTCTCCCCAGGCGATTTCGAGCGCTTTTATCGACAGGGAATATGGTCTGTGGCTGGATAGTCCAGGACGCGGCCCCGTCCGTATTGCGGGCTTTCCATTCTGGCAGGTTTTTCCTCACGGAAATGATGCGTTCCCTGTGCGTGTATCTGGCGTAAGACACGACGCAGCTGGCAATTTCTGGATTGCAGCTGCAAATGGTCTTTTTGAATATGCGGCATCATCTTCGAGCCATGATGGCGATCATCTCCTGAAACATATTGAGCTTGAAAATATCAGTTCCCTTCTTCGTACCGGAGATGGTGCGCTCTGGACAGCTGAAAAAGGAAAAGGGTTGATCCGGATAGACCCAGCCACCGGTCAGGTCAGAACCCTGCCTTCTTCCGAGCCGGTGACTGGGGCTTTGATCCTCGATAGCGGTGGTCGAATATGGGTAGGTACCGTTTCTGGGCTCATACGGATAGATGATCCGTTACGTTATGCTTCTCATTTGCCAACGGTATTCGCATTACAAAATCGTCGTATCAATGCGTTGTGCTTCGATCAGTTTGGACGGCTTCTTGTTTTGACAGATAGCGTTCTGTTTCAGCAGACAGCGGAGGAGAATGTTTTTGATCCTCGGGTTGATCTGGAAAGTTTTGATATTGGGAACGGCAGTGCGATAACAGTGGGGATGTCCAATGACATCTGGGTTTTAGGAAGTAAAGGAAGCGTCAGAAAGATATTTCTTCCGGAAGATGGTTCTCCTGTCGTGTCCATGCTGGATAATGGGCCAAAAGATTCCGACTTTACAACGATATTTCGGGATAGCCGAGGATGGATATGGCTGGGTGGTTCTCATGGACTGGATGTTTCCACTCCGAATGGTTGGTCTCATTTTGATTTGACGAGTGGGTTAATCTCCAGCCGTATTCTTTCTGGTTCAATCAATGAAGATGATGATGGTTCACTCTGGTTCGGTACAGAAAGCGGACTAAACCACCTTAGGGAGCCGGGCTCTCTTCCGATTTTACCTGATTTACATACAGTTTTTCTGTCTGCACGTCTGGATAATATAGATCTTCTAGGAAAAGAGCGTTTCTGGCCTGATGGTGACAGAAAGCTTTCCTTCCAGTTTGTTGCCCCAACCTTTACAGGAAATAGAGAGATTAAATACCAGTATCAACTGCTGGGTATTGATCAAGAAGTTGTATATTTGTCAAAAAACTTTATAAATTACAACAATATAAAAGGAGAAAAAATAATTTTTACGGTTCAGGCGCGAGATATTCTGAATTACCGTTCTGCAAGTAGTGCGACTTTGTCTGTGCGTTCTTCCGGTTTGAAAATATCAAGTTTCAAGGGAATCTTGTGGTGGGCTTTTCTTTCATTTTTATCAGTAGCATTACTTGGCGCTATTTTGTACAGAAGAATAAAGCTTTCGAGGCAAAAAAATTTCGAAGCCGCTGTGCGAGGACGTACTCGTGTGATGGAAGAAATGCAGACACAGCTTTTGCATCAATCGCGTGTTGATAGTCTGACTGGATTGTTTAATCGCCGGAGTGCTCTTGATGAACTTGATGAACTGGTAGCATCTATTTCTCCGAATGAACTTATCGCAGTGGCACTTATTGATATTGATCATTTTAAGATGATTAATGATACTCTTGGCCACCAGGGTGGTGATTATGTTCTGAAGCAATATGGACAGTGTTTACGTAAATTCGCTGGGTCAACGGCTATTTGTGGGCGCTACGGAGGGGAGGAACTTATCATAGTGTTCATGTCCGTTCCTTCTACAGAAAAACTGCTGGATCAGGTTACAAAATTGCATGAGCACTTACGTAACCCAATGGTCTACGGTGCCTCTGAGGTCGTTGCGACTTGCAGTATAGGTCTGGCTGTTATTATACCTGGTGATACGGCATCAACATTGATTGGGCGCGCCGATCGGGCGCTTTACAGAGGTAAAAAACGCGGAAGAAATTGTATTGTTGTCGCTGATTGA
- the prfA gene encoding peptide chain release factor 1 encodes MNLDDRLDRIVARSEELEALLASGVTGEDFTRASREYGEIEPLVARINALRAVQAEEQDLKQLLDDPEMKALAESELHEVKDRIGMLQQDVRLAMLPKDAADERSAILEIRPAAGGDEAALFASELFGAYRRYADLRGWKFEVMEYDESELGGLREGIATISGKGVFARLKYESGVHRVQRVPATESQGRIHTSTITVAVLPEAEEVDVQIDEKDLRIDVYRASGAGGQHVNKTESAVRITHLPTGVVVAMQEEKSQHKNRAKAMKILRSRLYEQQRVSLHESRAADRKSQVGTGDRSERIRTYNFPQGRVTDHRIGLTLHKIDRVMLGELDEIVDALIQEDQAEQLAAAGL; translated from the coding sequence GTGAATCTCGACGACCGGCTTGATCGTATCGTTGCCCGCAGTGAAGAACTCGAAGCGCTGCTGGCAAGCGGTGTAACGGGAGAAGATTTTACGCGGGCTTCCCGTGAGTACGGTGAAATCGAGCCTCTGGTCGCGAGGATCAATGCTCTTCGCGCAGTCCAGGCTGAAGAGCAGGATCTGAAGCAGCTTCTTGATGATCCGGAAATGAAGGCGCTGGCGGAAAGCGAGCTTCATGAGGTGAAGGATCGTATTGGGATGCTTCAGCAGGATGTCCGTCTGGCGATGCTGCCTAAGGATGCGGCTGACGAACGCAGCGCCATTCTTGAAATACGACCCGCTGCAGGAGGGGATGAAGCAGCGCTGTTCGCATCAGAGCTGTTCGGCGCTTACCGACGTTACGCTGATCTTCGTGGCTGGAAGTTCGAAGTCATGGAGTATGACGAGAGCGAACTTGGCGGTCTGCGTGAAGGTATTGCGACCATCAGCGGGAAGGGCGTTTTTGCGCGCCTGAAGTATGAATCCGGGGTTCATCGCGTGCAGCGTGTGCCAGCCACGGAAAGTCAGGGGCGCATTCATACCTCTACCATCACTGTCGCTGTTCTGCCTGAGGCGGAAGAGGTTGATGTGCAGATTGATGAAAAAGATCTGCGTATCGACGTTTACCGCGCTTCCGGGGCAGGGGGACAGCACGTCAACAAGACGGAAAGCGCCGTGCGGATCACACATCTGCCGACAGGCGTTGTCGTGGCGATGCAGGAAGAGAAAAGCCAGCACAAGAACCGTGCGAAGGCTATGAAAATTCTGCGGTCCCGACTTTACGAACAGCAGCGTGTCAGCCTTCACGAGTCCCGAGCCGCCGATCGGAAATCGCAGGTGGGAACGGGCGATCGCTCCGAACGGATCCGGACCTATAATTTTCCGCAGGGTCGTGTGACTGATCATCGCATCGGGCTGACGCTCCACAAGATTGACCGGGTGATGCTGGGCGAGCTTGATGAGATTGTTGACGCTCTCATTCAGGAAGATCAGGCAGAGCAACTGGCGGCCGCTGGTCTGTAA